In Kwoniella dejecticola CBS 10117 chromosome 6, complete sequence, a genomic segment contains:
- a CDS encoding eukaryotic translation initiation factor 3 subunit K, with protein MAVAVPKKNLADWHSPETRPEVIHELIHGVDRYNPTNLPYMEEYLLSQIKEGHYDLFANLAILKLYQFNPQHSNPDIIIHVLIKTLSATVHGPDFNLSLGLLREPTAILHDIESDDESLSILMPYLTNLHELIRTCQFTKFWTEFNGESEAANILKSRFLPSHAHPTDDLRLQFSLSIASCFSSITLNQLSRWLNLSGAEVNGWIEKVGWTVDGEKAIIPKNGDNDVKAGVVKENVQLNQLTKLVAAAAY; from the exons ATGGCTGTCGCAGTACCCAAGAAGAATCTCGCCGACTGGCATTCCCCCGAAACTCGACCCGAAGTCATACATGAGTTGATTCATGGTGTCG ACCGATACAACCCTACCAACTTACCTTACATGGAAGAATACCTCCTCTCGCAAATCAAGGAAGGGCACTACGACCTATTCGCCAACCTCGCCATACTGAAATTATACCAATTCAACCCCCAACATTCCAACCCAGATATAATCATCCATGTCTTGATCAAGACTCTTAGCGCGACTGTTCATGGGCCGGATTTCAACTTGTCATTAGGTTTATTGAGGGAGCCTACG GCAATTCTCCACGATATCGAATCAGACGACGAGTCATTATCGATCTTGATGCCCTACTTAACGAATCTCCACGAGTTGATCAGGACCTGTCAATTCACCAAGTTCTGGACAGAGTTCAACGGCGAATCAGAAGCTGCTAACA TCCTCAAATCCCGATTCCTCCCCTCTCACGCCCACCCAACCGACGACCTCAGACTCCAGTTCTCCCTCTCGATAGCATCGTGTTTCTCCTCCATCACTCTTAACCAATTATCGCGATGGTTGAATCTCAGCGGAGCAGAGGTGAACGGGTGGATCGAGAAAGTCGGATGGACAGTAGACGGGGAAAAGGCTATCATACCTAAGAACGGTGATAATGATGTCAAGGCTGGTGTAGTCAAGGAGAACGTCCAACTCAACC AATTGACAAAACTCGTCGCCGCTGCTGCTTACTAG